From Saccopteryx leptura isolate mSacLep1 chromosome 3, mSacLep1_pri_phased_curated, whole genome shotgun sequence, one genomic window encodes:
- the CD207 gene encoding C-type lectin domain family 4 member K, giving the protein MKAAETEAPDAHFTVDKQNISLWPREPPPQMGPSPVLRKTCTARAAAVILMLVLLASVLLQAILYPWFMGTLSDVKTNAQLLKGRVDNISTLSSEIKRNRGDVEAAGIQVQMVNASLDHVHSQIRKLEIGVKEANAQIQMLTSSWGEVYNLEAQIPELKRDLDKASALNAKVQGLQSGLENISKLLKKQNDILQTVSQGWKYFGGNFYYFSRISKTWYSAQQFCVSRNSHLTSVTSESEQEFLYKTAGGLPHWIGLTKAGSEGNWHWVDDTPFNKVQSLRFWIPGEPNNTGNNEHCVTLRVSSLQSWNDASCDRAVLFICKRPYIPSEP; this is encoded by the exons ATGAAGGCTGCAGAGACCGAGGCCCCTGATGCGCACTTCACTGTAGATAAACAGAACATCTCCCTCTGGCCCCGAG AGCCTCCTCCCCAGATGGGTCCCTCTCCTGTTCTGAGGAAAACGTGCACAGCCCGTGCTGCAGCGGTCATCCTGATGCTGGTCCTGCTCGCCTCCGTCCTGCTGCAGGCCATTCTCT ATCCCTGGTTTATGGGCACACTATCAGATGTAAAGACCAATGCCCAGTTGCTGAAAGGTCGTGTGGACAACATCAGCACCCTGAGTTCTGAAATTAAGAGGAACAGAGGCGATGTGGAAGCAGCTGGTATTCAGGTCCAGATGGTGAATGCTAGCCTAGATCATGTGCATTCTCAGATCCGGAAGTTGGAAATTGGTGTAAAGGAAGCCAATGCACAGATCCAGATGTTAACAAGCAGCTGGGGAGAAGTCTATAATTTAGAAGCCCAAATCCCAGAGTTAAAAAGAGATTTGGATAAAGCCAGTGCTTTAAATGCAAAAGTCCAGGGACTCCAGAGTGGATTGGAGAATATCAGCAAGCTGCTCAAAAAGCAAA ATGACATTCTACAGACAGTTTCTCAAGGCTGGAAGTACTTCGGGGGGAATTTCTATTACTTTTCTCGCATCTCAAAGACCTGGTACAGTGCCCAGCAGTTCTGTGTGTCCAGGAATTCACACTTGACCTCAGTGACCTCAGAGAGCGAACAG GAGTTTCTGTACAAGACAGCAGGAGGACTTCCCCACTGGATCGGCCTGACCAAAGCAGGGAGTGAGGGGAACTGGCACTGGGTAGATGACACTCCATTCAACAAGGTCCAGAGTTTAAG GTTCTGGATTCCAGGTGAGCCCAACAATACTGGGAACAATGAACACTGTGTCACTTTAAGGGTGTCCTCACTTCAGTCATGGAATGATGCCTCCTGTGACAGAGCAGTGCTTTTCATCTGTAAACGTCCTTACATCCCATCAGAACCATGA